From the Brassica napus cultivar Da-Ae chromosome A8, Da-Ae, whole genome shotgun sequence genome, one window contains:
- the LOC106362332 gene encoding sugar transporter ESL1 codes for MTMSENQRNLEAGLLLNKNRNDINECRITVVVLFSTFVSVCGSFCFGCAAGYSSVAQAGITKDLGLSVAQYSMFGSIMTFGAMFGAIFSGKVSDLIGRKGTMWFAQIFCIAGWLAIAFAKDTVWLDAGRFSTGFAVGLFSYVIPVYIAEITPKHVRGAFVFANQLMQSCGLSLYYVIGNFVHWRNLALIGLIPCVLQVVTLFFIPESPRLLGKWGLEKECTASLQLLRGEDADVSEEANTIKETMILFEEGPKSRVMDLFQRRYAPSLVIGVGLMLLQQLSGSSGIMFYVGSVFDKGGFPSSIGSMILAVIMIPKAILGLILVEKMGRRPLLLASTSGMCLCSLFLAFSFSFRSYGMLDELTPIFTCIGVVGFISSFAVGMGGLPWIIMSEIFPMNVKVSAGTLVTLANWSFSWIVAFAYNFMIEWNASGTFLIFFSICAGGIVFIYAMVPETKGRTLEDIQASLTDFLQ; via the exons ATGACGATGTCGGAGAACCAAAGAAATCTGGAAGCTGGTTTGTTACTGAACAAGAATCGAAACGACATCAACGAGTGTCGTATCACTGTTGTTGTGCTCTTCAGTACCTTTGTATCTGTTTGTGGCTCTTTCTGTTTCGGTTGTGCG GCAGGTTATTCATCAGTTGCTCAAGCTGGGATCACAAAAGACTTAGGCCTCTCTGTTGCACAA TACTCCATGTTTGGTTCAATCATGACTTTTGGAGCCATGTTTGGTGCCATCTTCAGTGGGAAAGTCTCAGATCTCATCGGTCGAAAAGGG acaatgTGGTTTGCTCAAATCTTCTGCATCGCCGGTTGGCTTGCAATAGCATTTGCAAAGGACACGGTTTGGCTAGATGCTGGAAGGTTTTCTACTGGATTTGCAGTTGGTTTATTCAGCTACGTG ATACCAGTTTATATCGCAGAAATAACACCAAAACACGTCCGAGGAGCATTTGTATTTGCTAATCAG CTGATGCAAAGTTGTGGGTTGTCATTATACTACGTCATTGGAAATTTTGTTCATTGGCGTAATTTGGCTTTAATCG GTCTGATTCCATGTGTTTTGCAAGTTGTGACTTTGTTCTTCATTCCAGAGTCCCCTAGATTGCTG GGAAAATGGGGACTTGAAAAGGAATGTACAGCTTCATTGCAGCTTCTCCGTGGAGAGGATGCTGATGTCTCTGAAGAAGCCAACACTATCAAA GAAACCATGATCTTGTTTGAAGAAGGACCAAAGTCTAGGGTTATGGATTTGTTCCAGAGGAGATATGCTCCATCTCTTGTT ATTGGTGTGGGGCTAATGCTTCTACAACAACTCTCTGGAAGCTCAGGGATTATGTTTTATGTCGGTAGCGTATTTGATAAAGGAG GATTCCCAAGCAGCATTGGCTCAATGATTCTTGCAGTGATCATG ATACCAAAAGCTATTTTGGGTCTGATTTTGGTTGAGAAAATGGGACGTAGGCCGCTTCTACTG GCTTCTACTAGTGGAATGTGTCTTTGCAGCTTGTTCCTCGCATTTTCCTTCAGCTTTCGG TCATATGGCATGCTCGATGAGCTCACTCCAATTTTTACATGCATTGGTGTAGTG GGTTTCATCTCTTCATTTGCCGTAGGCATGGGAGGCTTACCATGGATCATCATGTCTGAG ATTTTCCCAATGAATGTTAAAGTATCAGCTGGGACTCTAGTTACCTTGGCCAACTGGTCCTTTAGTTGGATTGTAGCTTTCGCTTACAACTTCATGATTGAATGGAACGCATCAG GAACATTCTTGATCTTCTTTAGTATCTGCGCTGGGGGTATAGTCTTCATTTATGCGATGGTACCCGAAACTAAAGGAAGAACACTAGAAGATATACAAGCTTCTCTTACAG